From ANME-2 cluster archaeon:
TTAAACTTGTATACATATCATTCATTCTATAAATATACCAATCTATCTGTACATTTAGGTACTACAACACATGATACTAACAAGTAGTATATTAAATATTTTATAATACTCAAATAACCGTAAAAAGAAGGTATGCGCCGGAATCGACGCAATCTATAACATCTATTTCTGTATTGCTTTTGCAGAACGCTTGAACCGTCTGCGTTTGACACCTGCCGAGTCGAAGCGCTGTGCCGGACCTGGACGCTTATGTGTCATATTACTTTTTGGAACTAACCTGACCTTACCCTTTCGGCCTTTGATTCTCCCCCATTCTATTGAACCGGTCTTACCCATTAATTATCCTCCGAATATATGATTTGTAACGTTCACAATTGATTTGGTCGTCTTACATTGTGTCTGGTATGCTTATACTTAACGGTGTTTTATTATTTCATCTCTACTATCTTCAATGAAAAATCCTTTACACAATCGCCATTGGGTTCACCAACAACCTTCACAATGGTGTATCTGTTCCCCGGTACGGGACCCGGGTTCTGGCACATCTCGAACATATTACAGTCTGATTCATCGCATGATACCGGTTCATACACTACTGCCGATCCCTGCCGCGCCATCCGGCTCTCAAGAAGGACAGTCCGGGGTGCCCCCACCACTTCAACAGCCTGGACACCTTTATCATGTACCGCACAAACAAGAGGAGGTGAATCTCTGACGCTTATAACTTTATAATGTCCTCCAATATCCAGGTTCATACAGGTGTTCTTCAGCTTGCATCCTTCACAATCTGGAGTCTTTCCCCTGAACACGAACACATTTCCGGGTTTTGCCATTCTTACGCCAATGAGTGTTACAATTGTATCTTCATCCATAATTCATTCTCCTGATCTTGAGTATATTCATTTTATAGTAAACATATGATCTTTCATTTCGGGGAGGTCATTCTATGACCTGTGTAATCTTTGCAACACTTCTTGCTGCCTCTTCTGTCAATCCGGTACCCAGTATGGTATAGCGTTCCGGACGAATTGTATGGGCCTGTACCAGCGCCTGGATAATATCTTCTGGGTCAATACCCAGTTCTTTTGCATTGGTGGGTGCTCCTATGGTTTTCAGGGTCTGGCGTATCCTCTGCCAGTCCCCCCCGTGGAGGTACATCATCATTATCGAACCTACACCGCACTGTTCCCCGTGCAAAGCAGGTTGTGGTGCTACCTGGTTCAAAGCATGACTGAACTTATGCTCAGAACCGCTCGCAGGCCTGGATGAACCTGCAATGCTCATAGCCACGCCACTGGCCACCAGAGCCTTGACCACCATCCTGGCTGATTCGGGTAAATCGGGTTTGATGGATTCTGCTGATTCCATAAGTATCTTAGCTGTCATCATGGACAGGTGTGATGCATATTCGCTTATTTTGGTACCTTTAAGCCGGTGCGCCAGTTCCCAATCCCGTACTGCAGTACATTTTGAAATAATATCACCACAACCGGCCGCCAGAAGCCTGAATGGTGCCCTGGCAATTATCTGTGTATCTGCTACGACAGCCACAGGGGGTTTTGCCTCTATGGATGCGCTCACGCCATCTTGTGAAATTGAAGCCCTGGATGAAACGATACCGTCATGGGATGCGGCAGTTGGAACACTGATAAAACTGCATGCTGCCCGCTCAGATGCCAGTTTGGCTATGTCTATGGCTTTTCCTCCACCCACACCCAGCAGGAAAACCCGGTTTTCAGGGTCTATCTGTGTAATAAGATCCTCAACCATCTCCACCTCGCTCATTTCTGCCCGGTGGACCACGGTAGAATGAACATTGCAGCCAGTATCTTCAAGCACCTGGCTTACCGTTTTTGCGGCTTTATACAGGGTAGTGGGTCCGCTCACTATCAAAGCATTCCCATTAAGTTTAAGTGCGTTGCATACGTTACCAATATCATTGACGACACCGTTTCCAACAACCACATTTCTTGGTAGCAGCATCCATCGAGAATCAGACGTGTCAGCATTTAGCTCGTTCATGTGAAACATATCCTATACTATCGTAACAGGTTATAAACTATGGGGATTTTACAAAGCATTCAGGGCTTTATTTACCAATATTACATCGATCCAATAATCCATGACACAGGTTATAATCCGGTAAATACGGTAACCTGGGCAATTATTCTGGGATTGTGCCTGTTCGGTGTACTAAAACTGCTTGACAAACTTGACGTGAAAGCGGATTGGGATTTTGTCAAGGCTATCATTCCTTTTATACTGGCCGGTTCAACACTCAGGGTCTTTGAAGATGCCGAACTGTTCAGCCCTCCTTTGCAGTACCTGTTCATAACTCCTCCCATATACATTCTGATGTTCTTGATTACGGTTCTCCTGCTTGTTTTGTCAATCGGACTGCAGAAGGCCGGTTATGTGAAGGACTGGAAAAAGGCATTCGGAGCAGCAGGGGTTTTATGGGTACTGGCCAATCTGTATATACTATTATCCTATGAAAGTATCACCAACATAAAGGCACTGGTCATAATACCAGTATTAGGAACAGCACTGGCAGCGCTTGTAACTCTGGTGGCCAGCCGCACCGGGTATACGATGTTCACTCGTCGTGTCAATATTACCATCCTCCTGGCACATATGCTGGATGCCTCGTCAACGTTCTTTGGTGTGGATTTCCTGGGATATTATGAAAAACACGTTGTGCCTTCCTTCCTTATCGACCTGACAGGTACAGCAAGTATCATGTTCCCGTTAAAGCTCATGATATTCATTCCAGTCATATACATTCTCGACACCCAGTTCGATGACGATGATGAATCAAAGCGGCTGAGAGACCTTGTAAAACTGACCATCATTGTACTTGGACTGGCACCGGCGACCAGGAACACGGTAAGGATGGTTCTGGGAATATGATGGATACTGAAGAAACGTTCTGGAACGACCCTGTCCGCCGCACCACACCTGATGTGCGTGCTTACCTCGAACTGCTCCGTCCCTATATACTCATAATTTCAAGCTTGTTCGTTGTTTCGGTTTTTACAGGATACCTGGCAGGATACTTCAACCCGGAGATAGCGCAACAGATGATGGGGCAGTTCGAAGAATCCTACGGCTGGATAGCTGGTAAATCTCCCCTGGTCATTTTGCTATTCATCTTTGCAAATAACACGCTCAATAGTTTTATTGCCATGGTGCTTGGGGTGGTTTTCGGGCTTTGGCCCGTACTGTTCATTCTTATAAACGGATTTTTTATTGGTTTAGTGGTATTCGAATCTGCCAGGGAGATCAGCATATTTATAATATTGGCCGCGCTCATACCCCATGGAATAATTGAATTACCGGTGATATTTATCAGCGCAGCCATAGGATTGAGGCTTGGCTATATTACCATTTTGAAAATATCCGGTAAAATGGATGTGAGCATTCAGAAGGAATTATTCCAGGCAGTCAGGTTCTTTATAAAATTAATTGTACCGCTCCTGTTTCTCGCAGCTCTTATCGAAACATTTGTAACATCTGCGATAATCTATATCCTGATGTCTTGAATCATCCTTTATAGAACGGCTCGCGCAGGTTCACTGCTTTATAGAACAATGGTTCAAGTTCATGGATACCTGCACGTGAAACGTCCACAAGGTTATCGTTCACCAGCAGGCAGGGTTTCAGCTTACCATCAGCGGTCACTCTGAGACGGCTGCAATGAGCACAGAACCGGGAATTATCGATGGGTCTTACAACTTCCACTTCAGCACCGTCCAGCAAATACTTCTTCCTGCGGTGCATCTCACGCTCAACCACCTCTAAAGCTCTTGAACCAAGGTTCTTCTCAATAGCATCCATGTTGACCCTACCCCCGTAATTGCCAAAGTCCATGGGTTCGATTATCTGTAATATCACATCCCCGTCAAACAGTCTGACAAAGGATATCATATCGTCCAGTTCAGTTTCATTGATACCTTTGAGCATTACCATGTTCAATTTTACCGGGGTCAGGCCGGCATGTACTGCCGACTGTATCCCATCCAGCACCATGTGATGAATATCTTTATTGCACCGGCATATATTCGCATACGTTTCAGGTTGCAGCGTATCCAGGCTGATATTGACCCGGTCCAACCCGGCGGATTTGAGTGAGACAGCCCTTTTTGAGAGCAGCACTCCGTTAGTAGTGGCAGAGACGTTTCGAAATTTTGGGATGTTTACCAGTATATCCTCAAAATCCTGACGCATCAGGGGTTCGCCTCCAGAGAATTTCACCCTCTTCACACCCAGTTTGGATGCTGTTCTAATAATATTGACAATATGTTCCGGGCTCATTTGTGACCCGTCCCTGCTTTGCCCCTCATTATGGCAATAATAACAATTGAGGTTACATTTACTGGTAATGGATATACGCAGGCTGGTTATCCTCCGCCCAAAAGAATCAATGAGTGCATCTGGTTCCATATATATGTATATTACAAACAGTTAAGTTAAATATATTGATTAAACGGATCTGGTTACATTACTACAATTATACTACTATCGTGTCCTGTTCAATGGCGTATGACAACTGCACTGCCACATTGGATGAAAACAGATGACACATCAATAAACGGTGTGGGGAAAAATGCCCTTAGTTCGACACAATCACTTGCCACCATAACTGCCAGGTCATCAATCCTTGTTGGATGACCTCTATAAACACCATCACTCATCTTTCAAGGTTCTCCTTAATACACAATCTGGTATGTAGATTAAAAAACTATACTTTTGTTTATTA
This genomic window contains:
- a CDS encoding DUF5350 domain-containing protein; its protein translation is MGKTGSIEWGRIKGRKGKVRLVPKSNMTHKRPGPAQRFDSAGVKRRRFKRSAKAIQK
- a CDS encoding UPF0179 family protein codes for the protein MDEDTIVTLIGVRMAKPGNVFVFRGKTPDCEGCKLKNTCMNLDIGGHYKVISVRDSPPLVCAVHDKGVQAVEVVGAPRTVLLESRMARQGSAVVYEPVSCDESDCNMFEMCQNPGPVPGNRYTIVKVVGEPNGDCVKDFSLKIVEMK
- a CDS encoding NAD(P)-dependent glycerol-1-phosphate dehydrogenase, whose amino-acid sequence is MNELNADTSDSRWMLLPRNVVVGNGVVNDIGNVCNALKLNGNALIVSGPTTLYKAAKTVSQVLEDTGCNVHSTVVHRAEMSEVEMVEDLITQIDPENRVFLLGVGGGKAIDIAKLASERAACSFISVPTAASHDGIVSSRASISQDGVSASIEAKPPVAVVADTQIIARAPFRLLAAGCGDIISKCTAVRDWELAHRLKGTKISEYASHLSMMTAKILMESAESIKPDLPESARMVVKALVASGVAMSIAGSSRPASGSEHKFSHALNQVAPQPALHGEQCGVGSIMMMYLHGGDWQRIRQTLKTIGAPTNAKELGIDPEDIIQALVQAHTIRPERYTILGTGLTEEAARSVAKITQVIE
- a CDS encoding DUF63 family protein, producing MGILQSIQGFIYQYYIDPIIHDTGYNPVNTVTWAIILGLCLFGVLKLLDKLDVKADWDFVKAIIPFILAGSTLRVFEDAELFSPPLQYLFITPPIYILMFLITVLLLVLSIGLQKAGYVKDWKKAFGAAGVLWVLANLYILLSYESITNIKALVIIPVLGTALAALVTLVASRTGYTMFTRRVNITILLAHMLDASSTFFGVDFLGYYEKHVVPSFLIDLTGTASIMFPLKLMIFIPVIYILDTQFDDDDESKRLRDLVKLTIIVLGLAPATRNTVRMVLGI
- a CDS encoding stage II sporulation protein M; this translates as MMDTEETFWNDPVRRTTPDVRAYLELLRPYILIISSLFVVSVFTGYLAGYFNPEIAQQMMGQFEESYGWIAGKSPLVILLFIFANNTLNSFIAMVLGVVFGLWPVLFILINGFFIGLVVFESAREISIFIILAALIPHGIIELPVIFISAAIGLRLGYITILKISGKMDVSIQKELFQAVRFFIKLIVPLLFLAALIETFVTSAIIYILMS
- the moaA gene encoding GTP 3',8-cyclase MoaA; the protein is MEPDALIDSFGRRITSLRISITSKCNLNCYYCHNEGQSRDGSQMSPEHIVNIIRTASKLGVKRVKFSGGEPLMRQDFEDILVNIPKFRNVSATTNGVLLSKRAVSLKSAGLDRVNISLDTLQPETYANICRCNKDIHHMVLDGIQSAVHAGLTPVKLNMVMLKGINETELDDMISFVRLFDGDVILQIIEPMDFGNYGGRVNMDAIEKNLGSRALEVVEREMHRRKKYLLDGAEVEVVRPIDNSRFCAHCSRLRVTADGKLKPCLLVNDNLVDVSRAGIHELEPLFYKAVNLREPFYKG